One Setaria italica strain Yugu1 chromosome I, Setaria_italica_v2.0, whole genome shotgun sequence DNA window includes the following coding sequences:
- the LOC101759897 gene encoding phytochrome-interacting ankyrin-repeat protein 2, with translation MVLQVRRSLSMSRPRSCPAADDRGWNQLHVAARKGDLKEVRRLLDEGMDVNAPAWGPKSPGATALHLAAQGGHVKIMDELLERGANIDARTKGACGWTPLHIAAKERNKKAVRFLIENGAFLPPEMNDHRFNPPLHYCSGLEWAYEMKRMQDESDSPGETSLSSDS, from the exons ATGGTGCTGCAGGTGCGCAGGTCGCTCAGCATGAGCCGCCCCCGGAGCTGCCCCGCCGCTGATGACCGTGGCTGGAATCAGCTCCATGTTGCCGCTCGCAAGGGAGACCTCAAGGAG GTCCGACGTCTCCTGGATGAGGGGATGGATGTCAATGCACCTGCATGGGGACCTAAATCTCCTGGTGCTACAGCACTCCATCTGGCTGCTCAGGGCGGGCATGTTAAAATCATGGATGAACTGCTGGAGCGTGGTGCAAATATTGATGCTCGAACAAAAGGAGCCTGCGGCT GGACCCCTCTACACATTGCTGCCAAGGAAAGGAACAAGAAAGCGGTGAGATTCCTGATTGAGAATGGCGCATTCCTGCCTCCTGAGATGAATGACCACAGGTTCAATCCTCCCCTCCACTACTGCTCTGGATTAGAATGGGCGTATGAGATGAAGCGCATGCAAGACGAGAGCGACTCACCTGGCGAGACTTCCTTGAGCTCAGACAGCTAG